Proteins co-encoded in one Paenibacillus thermoaerophilus genomic window:
- a CDS encoding rhodanese-like domain-containing protein, with protein MNRIDPETFTNLYTNKELDDALVIDVREAQELEHYALEDAEWIPMNSIPERLAELPKDKDLYIVCAHGMRSARVCQFLEANGYRRVHNVEGGMAAVSWHKDGFQYD; from the coding sequence ATGAACCGAATCGATCCGGAAACTTTTACGAACCTTTACACGAACAAAGAGCTGGACGACGCCCTCGTCATCGATGTCCGGGAGGCGCAGGAGCTCGAACACTACGCCTTGGAAGACGCCGAGTGGATTCCGATGAATTCGATCCCGGAACGGCTGGCGGAGCTGCCCAAGGACAAAGATCTGTATATCGTATGCGCCCACGGCATGCGAAGCGCGAGGGTGTGCCAATTCCTCGAAGCGAACGGCTACCGCCGCGTTCATAACGTCGAAGGCGGGATGGCGGCCGTCTCCTGGCACAAGGACGGGTTCCAGTACGACTGA